A portion of the Krasilnikovia cinnamomea genome contains these proteins:
- a CDS encoding HAD family hydrolase, which produces MARKHLVWDWNGTLLDDLHLVVSSTNHAFAAMGGRSVDSDEHRRRFRRPVAEFYAEILERAVDAEEFGHLDRIFHEAYRLGLTTASLAADAQAALTTWPGTQSLLSMWFHEELVPAIETYGLAGVFARVDGLRTEVGGDLKAGHLARHLAELGVAGTDVVLIGDSLDDASAAQSVGGVAVLYTGGFTDPVRLRASGLPVADTLVEAVDIARGL; this is translated from the coding sequence GTGGCGCGCAAACACCTGGTCTGGGACTGGAACGGCACCCTGCTCGACGACCTGCACCTCGTGGTCAGCTCGACCAACCACGCGTTCGCGGCGATGGGCGGGCGCAGCGTCGACTCCGACGAGCACCGGCGCCGGTTCCGCCGCCCGGTCGCCGAGTTCTACGCCGAGATCCTGGAGCGGGCCGTCGACGCCGAGGAGTTCGGCCACCTCGACCGGATCTTCCACGAGGCGTACCGGCTGGGGCTGACCACGGCGTCGCTGGCCGCGGACGCGCAGGCCGCGCTGACCACCTGGCCCGGCACCCAGTCGCTGCTGTCCATGTGGTTCCACGAAGAGCTGGTCCCCGCGATCGAGACGTACGGGCTGGCCGGGGTCTTCGCCCGGGTCGACGGGCTGCGCACCGAGGTCGGTGGCGACCTGAAGGCGGGCCACCTGGCGCGGCACCTGGCCGAGCTGGGGGTCGCCGGCACCGACGTGGTGCTGATCGGCGACTCGCTCGACGACGCCAGCGCCGCGCAGTCCGTGGGTGGCGTCGCGGTGCTGTACACCGGGGGCTTCACCGACCCGGTGCGGCTGCGGGCGTCGGGCCTGCCCGTGGCGGACACGCTGGTGGAGGCCGTGGACATCGCCCGGGGGTTGTGA
- a CDS encoding glutaredoxin family protein, translated as MSRLTLISRDGCHLCEVAEQVLDRIAADTGQTWTRVDVDSSIELERDYGDRVPVLLLDGREHGYWRVEEARLRRDLARAPGAPPL; from the coding sequence ATGAGTCGGCTGACGTTGATCAGCCGGGACGGCTGCCATCTGTGTGAGGTCGCCGAGCAGGTGCTCGACCGGATCGCGGCGGACACCGGGCAGACGTGGACCCGGGTGGACGTGGACAGCTCGATCGAGCTGGAACGCGACTACGGCGACCGGGTACCGGTGCTGCTGCTGGACGGCCGCGAACACGGCTACTGGCGGGTGGAGGAGGCCCGGCTGCGCCGCGATCTGGCCCGCGCGCCCGGGGCGCCCCCGCTGTGA
- a CDS encoding AMP-binding protein, with amino-acid sequence MQDDAHDPVRAAAARRPDGPALIAGEATLTWQELDARVDEAARRLWALCPRPGARVALVLGNTLDFAVTFYGVLRAGLVAVPLNPGYTDDELTYALGDAGAAVVVAEQAVRDRLSGDAVVVPPELPAADGPGAAPATPRADEVAVLLYTSGTSGRPKGAMLSHAALAANHHQLDRIDPPVVGPDDVVLLAVPLFHAYGLNTGLGTVAHHGACGVLVDKFDPAGSLATIARHGVTVTLGVPSMYAAWSRHPEAPQVLAGLRAAVCGAAPLDPADAARFQDASGVRIIVGYGLTETAPVLTTTAVGTRHKTGSIGRPLPGVSLLLRTADGAVLWRDGTASVDEDLAELDLAVADSAGTDPGEIVVRGPNLFAGYWPDGHGGPDADGWWGTGDVAYADSEGDLVLVDRIGELILVNGFNVYPAEIERVLAQHPAVAEAAVIAAPDPETGQAPHAFVVPAADPPPTAEELREHCARWLARFKLPKAIDLVAELPHSPIGKVRKSALS; translated from the coding sequence GCGACGCTGACCTGGCAGGAGCTCGACGCGCGCGTCGACGAGGCGGCCCGCCGCCTGTGGGCGCTGTGCCCGCGCCCGGGCGCCCGGGTGGCCCTCGTCCTGGGCAACACCCTCGACTTCGCGGTCACCTTCTACGGCGTGCTGCGGGCGGGCCTGGTCGCCGTGCCGCTCAACCCGGGCTACACCGACGACGAGCTGACGTACGCGCTCGGCGACGCCGGGGCTGCCGTGGTGGTCGCCGAGCAGGCGGTGCGCGACCGGCTGTCGGGCGACGCGGTGGTCGTACCCCCGGAACTGCCCGCCGCGGACGGACCCGGCGCCGCTCCCGCCACGCCCCGGGCCGACGAGGTCGCGGTGCTGCTCTACACCTCCGGCACGAGCGGGCGGCCGAAGGGCGCCATGCTCAGCCACGCCGCGCTGGCCGCCAACCACCACCAGCTCGACCGGATCGACCCGCCCGTCGTCGGGCCGGACGACGTCGTGCTGCTGGCCGTGCCGCTGTTCCACGCCTACGGGCTGAACACCGGACTGGGCACGGTCGCGCACCACGGGGCGTGCGGGGTGCTGGTGGACAAGTTCGACCCGGCCGGATCGCTCGCCACGATCGCCCGGCACGGCGTCACCGTGACCCTCGGCGTCCCGTCCATGTACGCGGCCTGGTCCCGCCACCCGGAGGCGCCGCAGGTGCTGGCCGGGCTGCGGGCCGCCGTGTGTGGCGCCGCCCCGCTCGACCCGGCCGACGCGGCGCGGTTCCAGGACGCCTCCGGCGTCCGGATCATCGTGGGGTACGGGCTCACCGAGACCGCGCCGGTGCTCACCACCACGGCCGTCGGCACCCGGCACAAGACCGGCTCGATCGGGCGGCCGCTGCCCGGGGTCTCGCTGCTGCTGCGCACCGCCGACGGGGCGGTGCTGTGGCGCGACGGCACCGCGTCGGTCGACGAGGACCTCGCCGAACTGGACCTCGCGGTCGCCGACTCGGCCGGCACCGACCCCGGCGAGATCGTGGTGCGCGGACCCAACCTGTTCGCCGGGTACTGGCCCGACGGGCACGGCGGCCCGGACGCCGACGGCTGGTGGGGCACCGGCGACGTCGCATACGCCGACAGCGAGGGTGATCTCGTGCTGGTCGACCGGATCGGCGAACTGATCCTGGTCAACGGCTTCAACGTCTACCCGGCGGAGATCGAGCGGGTGCTGGCCCAGCATCCGGCGGTGGCCGAGGCGGCCGTGATCGCGGCGCCGGACCCGGAGACCGGCCAGGCGCCGCACGCGTTCGTCGTGCCCGCCGCCGACCCGCCGCCGACCGCCGAGGAGCTGCGGGAGCACTGCGCGCGGTGGCTGGCCCGGTTCAAGCTGCCGAAGGCCATCGACCTGGTCGCCGAGCTGCCGCACTCCCCGATCGGCAAGGTCCGTAAGAGTGCCCTCTCATGA